A single genomic interval of Noviherbaspirillum cavernae harbors:
- a CDS encoding succinate dehydrogenase iron-sulfur subunit: MPRTLKFQIYRYDPDKDAKPYMQDLTVELQDTDKMLLDALQRIKSDVDDSLALRRSCREGVCGSDAMNINGKNGLACTTNLNELTEPIVLRPLPGLPVIRDLIVDMTQFFKQYHSIKPFLINDTIPPEKERLQSPEEREELDGLYECILCACCSTSCPSFWWNPDKFVGPAGLLQAYRFIADSRDEATNARLDNLEDPYRLFRCHTIMNCVDVCPKGLNPTKAIGKIKELMVRRAV; this comes from the coding sequence ATGCCACGTACTCTGAAATTTCAAATCTACCGCTACGATCCGGATAAGGACGCGAAGCCGTACATGCAGGACTTGACGGTGGAACTGCAAGATACCGACAAGATGCTGCTGGATGCATTGCAGCGTATTAAATCGGATGTCGATGATTCATTGGCGCTGCGCCGCTCCTGCCGCGAAGGCGTATGCGGTTCCGATGCCATGAATATCAATGGCAAGAACGGATTGGCTTGCACCACCAATCTGAACGAATTGACCGAACCGATCGTCTTGCGTCCGCTGCCCGGCCTGCCGGTAATCCGCGACTTGATCGTGGACATGACGCAGTTTTTCAAGCAATACCATTCGATCAAGCCATTCCTGATCAACGACACGATTCCACCGGAGAAAGAACGTCTGCAAAGTCCGGAAGAGCGTGAAGAGCTGGATGGCCTGTACGAGTGCATTCTCTGTGCATGCTGCTCGACGTCCTGCCCATCATTCTGGTGGAACCCGGACAAGTTCGTCGGTCCGGCAGGCTTGCTGCAGGCATATCGCTTTATTGCCGATAGCCGCGATGAAGCTACAAACGCACGGCTGGACAATCTGGAAGATCCGTATCGCTTGTTCCGTTGCCACACGATCATGAATTGTGTCGATGTCTGCCCGAAAGGCCTGAACCCGACCAAGGCGATCGGCAAGATCAAGGAACTGATGGTGCGTCGTGCTGTTTAA
- a CDS encoding succinate dehydrogenase assembly factor 2, whose amino-acid sequence MSISHQSDPAKRARLRWRARRGLLENDLIVSRFLDAHETALTDEEVDAFSRLMELADGDLMDLLLARKEPEAEIDFPHVRALLVRLRAA is encoded by the coding sequence ATGTCGATATCCCACCAGTCCGACCCGGCAAAACGGGCCCGACTTCGCTGGCGCGCAAGGCGCGGCTTGCTGGAAAACGATTTGATCGTGTCGCGTTTCCTTGATGCGCACGAGACTGCATTGACAGATGAAGAAGTCGACGCGTTTTCGCGTCTGATGGAGTTGGCGGACGGGGACTTGATGGATTTGCTCCTCGCACGCAAGGAGCCTGAAGCCGAAATTGATTTTCCGCATGTCCGGGCTTTGCTGGTGAGGCTCCGCGCCGCCTGA
- the gltA gene encoding citrate synthase → MTNSDSKATLSFSDGSPSLDLPIYKGTVGPDVIDIRKLYGATGKFTYDPGFMSTAACNSSITYIDGDKGELLYRGYPIEQLAVNCDFLETCYLLLNGELPNAGEKKKFVDTVTKHTMVHEQMQFFFRGFRRDAHPMSVLVGTVGALASFYHDSLDINDPHHREVSAIRLIAKMPTLVAMSYKYSIGQPFVYPRNDLSYSANFMRMMFSTPCEEYKVNDVLVRALDRILILHADHEQNASTSTVRLSGSSGANPFACIAAGIACLWGPAHGGANEAALNMLREIGSVDKINEFVKQVKDKSSGVKLMGFGHRVYKNYDPRAKLMRETCHEVLNELGLQNDPLFKLAMALEKVALEDEYFVSRKLYPNVDFYSGIVQSALGIPVSLFTGIFAMARTVGWIAQWNEMISDPEQKIGRPRQLFVGSAPRDVLPMDKRR, encoded by the coding sequence ATGACCAACTCTGATTCTAAAGCCACGCTATCGTTTTCTGACGGTTCGCCCTCGCTTGATCTTCCGATTTACAAGGGTACTGTCGGCCCGGATGTGATCGATATCCGGAAGTTGTATGGCGCGACCGGCAAGTTCACGTACGACCCGGGTTTCATGTCGACCGCAGCGTGCAATTCCTCGATTACTTATATCGATGGCGACAAGGGTGAGCTGCTGTATCGTGGCTATCCGATCGAACAACTGGCAGTGAACTGTGATTTTCTGGAAACCTGTTATCTGCTGTTGAACGGCGAACTGCCGAATGCCGGCGAGAAAAAGAAGTTCGTCGACACGGTAACCAAACACACCATGGTTCACGAGCAGATGCAATTCTTCTTCCGCGGATTCCGTCGCGATGCGCACCCGATGTCGGTGCTGGTCGGCACGGTCGGCGCGCTGGCATCGTTCTACCACGACTCGCTCGACATCAACGATCCGCATCATCGCGAGGTGTCCGCGATACGCTTGATCGCAAAGATGCCGACGCTGGTGGCGATGTCCTACAAGTACTCCATCGGTCAACCGTTTGTCTATCCGCGCAATGACCTTTCTTACAGCGCAAATTTCATGCGCATGATGTTCTCGACGCCGTGCGAAGAGTACAAGGTCAATGATGTGCTGGTTCGCGCACTGGATCGCATCCTCATTCTGCATGCCGATCACGAGCAGAACGCTTCGACTTCAACGGTTCGTCTATCTGGTTCCAGCGGTGCCAATCCGTTTGCCTGTATCGCTGCTGGTATCGCCTGCCTGTGGGGACCGGCCCACGGTGGCGCGAATGAGGCAGCGCTCAACATGCTGCGTGAAATCGGTTCGGTGGACAAGATTAACGAATTCGTCAAACAGGTCAAGGACAAGAGCTCCGGCGTGAAGTTGATGGGCTTCGGTCATCGTGTCTACAAGAACTACGATCCGCGCGCCAAGCTGATGCGTGAAACTTGTCACGAAGTATTGAACGAACTTGGCTTGCAAAACGATCCGTTATTCAAACTGGCGATGGCGCTCGAAAAAGTGGCGTTGGAAGATGAATACTTCGTGTCTCGCAAACTGTATCCGAACGTCGATTTCTACTCCGGCATCGTTCAGTCCGCGTTGGGTATCCCGGTGTCGTTGTTCACCGGTATTTTCGCCATGGCACGTACCGTCGGTTGGATTGCACAATGGAATGAAATGATTTCCGATCCGGAGCAAAAAATCGGTCGTCCGCGTCAGTTGTTTGTCGGGTCGGCACCACGCGATGTTCTGCCGATGGACAAGCGCCGCTGA